From Phycisphaerales bacterium, a single genomic window includes:
- the guaB gene encoding IMP dehydrogenase, with amino-acid sequence MGTLTTQASSARPSAPTPASKPVSFTPESKITLDGITFDDVLLLPRRSTVMPADADTSTFLTKTIRLNIPLLSAPMDTVTESALAIALAQEGGLGIIHKNLSIEAQAREVAKVKRSANGIILDPLTLGPTDTVARAKELMRTHNVSGFPVTEDGSSNPRGKGKVLGIITRRDLKFVDDTQTRVQDVMTKDVITAPAGTTLEQAETIANRNKVEKLVLIDDQGRLTGLITMRDIERLSRYPKACTDSRGRLRCGAAVGVDQYDRVEALIAAEVDVITVDTAHGHSENVLRTVRQLRQMQSVKQSGLQVIAGNIATAEAALDLAEAGADAVKVGIGPGSICTTRVVTGVGVPQITAVMQAADALARAGLDVPVIADGGIRHSGDIPKAIAAGASVVMMGSLFAGLDESPGEVVITHGRRYKSYRGMGSEGAMNAGSADRYRQADKVDSTGNAKQKFVPEGVEGLIAYRGPLAEFVYQLVGGLRSSMGYCGCRTIQELRTDARFCRVSGATVIENHPHDIMITKESPNYMASKGG; translated from the coding sequence ATGGGAACCCTCACCACTCAGGCCTCCTCCGCCCGCCCCTCTGCCCCAACGCCTGCCAGCAAGCCGGTTTCCTTCACCCCCGAATCCAAGATCACCCTGGACGGCATCACCTTCGATGACGTCCTGCTCCTGCCGCGCCGCTCGACGGTCATGCCCGCCGACGCCGACACCTCCACGTTCCTGACCAAGACCATCCGCCTGAACATCCCGCTGCTCTCGGCCCCCATGGACACGGTCACCGAGTCCGCCCTGGCCATCGCACTGGCCCAGGAGGGCGGGCTGGGCATCATCCACAAGAACCTCAGCATCGAGGCCCAGGCCCGCGAGGTGGCCAAGGTCAAGCGGTCCGCAAACGGCATCATCCTCGACCCCCTCACCCTCGGCCCCACCGACACCGTCGCCCGCGCCAAGGAGCTGATGCGCACGCACAACGTCTCCGGCTTCCCCGTCACCGAGGACGGCTCATCCAACCCGCGCGGGAAGGGCAAGGTGCTCGGCATCATCACCCGCCGCGACCTCAAGTTCGTCGACGACACGCAGACCCGCGTGCAGGACGTCATGACCAAGGACGTCATCACCGCCCCCGCCGGCACCACGCTCGAGCAGGCAGAAACAATCGCCAACCGGAACAAGGTCGAGAAGCTCGTCCTCATCGACGACCAAGGCCGCCTCACCGGCTTGATCACCATGCGTGACATCGAGCGTCTCTCGAGGTACCCCAAGGCCTGCACCGACTCCCGCGGCCGCCTCCGCTGCGGCGCCGCCGTGGGCGTTGACCAGTACGACCGCGTCGAGGCCCTCATCGCCGCCGAGGTCGACGTCATCACCGTCGACACCGCCCACGGCCACAGCGAGAACGTCCTCCGCACCGTTCGCCAGCTCCGCCAGATGCAGTCCGTCAAGCAGTCGGGCCTCCAAGTCATCGCGGGCAATATCGCCACCGCCGAGGCGGCGCTCGACCTGGCCGAGGCGGGCGCCGACGCCGTGAAGGTCGGCATCGGCCCCGGCTCCATCTGCACCACCCGCGTTGTCACTGGCGTGGGCGTCCCGCAGATCACCGCCGTCATGCAGGCCGCCGACGCCCTCGCGCGTGCGGGCCTGGACGTCCCCGTCATCGCCGACGGCGGCATCCGCCACAGCGGCGACATCCCCAAGGCCATCGCCGCGGGCGCATCGGTGGTCATGATGGGCTCGCTCTTCGCCGGCCTCGACGAAAGCCCCGGCGAGGTCGTCATCACCCACGGCCGCCGCTACAAGTCCTACCGCGGCATGGGCAGCGAGGGCGCCATGAACGCCGGCAGCGCCGACCGCTACCGCCAGGCCGACAAGGTCGACAGCACCGGCAACGCCAAACAGAAGTTCGTCCCCGAAGGCGTCGAGGGCCTCATCGCCTACCGCGGCCCCCTCGCCGAGTTCGTCTACCAGTTAGTAGGAGGCCTCCGCTCCAGCATGGGCTACTGCGGCTGCCGCACCATCCAGGAGCTCCGCACCGACGCGAGGTTCTGCCGCGTCTCCGGCGCCACCGTCATCGAGAACCATCCCCACGACATCATGATCACGAAGGAAAGCCCCAACTACATGGCGAGCAAGGGGGGGTAA